The following coding sequences are from one Gadus macrocephalus chromosome 3, ASM3116895v1 window:
- the LOC132453801 gene encoding adipose-secreted signaling protein, which translates to MATGRKGSTSSKGGGVRFPDDNEPPGSPTRRDDQTSPATITAIPEKDGSFLVKAGFLRSHHRYEVVFTVPDVQTVGKELCSLPPAGHSSLRVHCITSTLEGGIKVTCEYRTRQEGVLQEDITLVTKGRKDMCVKVRLQARVMDPHHGTPMLQEGVKCLGMEKDSQGKHSSSHKRK; encoded by the exons atggcaacaggcAGAAAAG GGTCCACCTCCAGTAAAGGGGGTGGGGTGCGTTTCCCCGACGACAACGAGCCCCCAGGCTCTCCTACACGCCGTGACGACCAGACCTCCCCGGCAACCATCACGGCCATCCCAGAGAAGGACGGCAGCTTCCTGGTCAAG GCCGGGTTCCTGAGGAGTCACCACCGCTATGAGGTGGTCTTCACCGTGCCGGACGTGCAGACCGTGGGCAAGGAGCTCTGCTCGCTACCTCCTGCCGGACATAGCAGCCTCAGAGTCCACTGCATCACCAGCACACTGGAAG GGGGCATCAAGGTGACGTGTGAGTACCGGACCCGGCAGGAGGGCGTTCTGCAGGAGGACATCACCCTGGTGACCAAAGGCAGGAAAGACATGTGTGTGAAGGTCCGCCTGCAGGCCCGGGTCATGG ACCcccaccacgggacccccaTGCTGCAGGAGGGGGTGAAGTGTCTGGGGATGGAGAAGGACAGCCAGGGGAAACACAGCAGCAGCCACAAGAGGAAATGA